From Candidatus Acidulodesulfobacterium acidiphilum, a single genomic window includes:
- a CDS encoding 30S ribosomal protein S19, with the protein MARSIKKGPFSDKSLLEKVEKAFDSNDKKIIKTWSRRSTIIPSMVGFTFAVHNGKKFIPVFVSENMVGHKLGEFSATRTFTMHSGDRKAKVKTGGGSK; encoded by the coding sequence TTGGCAAGGTCTATTAAAAAAGGTCCGTTTTCCGATAAATCGCTTTTAGAAAAAGTAGAAAAAGCATTTGACTCTAACGACAAAAAAATAATTAAAACATGGTCAAGAAGATCTACCATTATACCTTCCATGGTAGGTTTTACATTTGCGGTTCATAACGGAAAAAAATTTATTCCGGTTTTTGTAAGCGAGAATATGGTTGGTCATAAATTAGGCGAGTTCAGCGCTACAAGAACATTTACAATGCATTCCGGCGACAGGAAGGCTAAAGTAAAAACAGGCGGCGGTTCTAAATAG
- a CDS encoding 50S ribosomal protein L23, with product MKELSLVIEKAVQSEKSLKFRELNNTFIFNVNKSANKKDIKDAVEKYFNVKVEDVNTVITRGKFRRVGKYNGKLPNTKKAYIKLKEGQRISALEV from the coding sequence ATGAAAGAATTAAGTTTAGTCATTGAAAAAGCCGTTCAATCGGAAAAAAGCTTAAAATTTAGAGAATTAAACAATACTTTTATCTTTAACGTGAATAAATCGGCAAATAAAAAAGATATAAAAGATGCAGTAGAAAAGTATTTTAACGTCAAAGTAGAAGACGTGAACACCGTAATTACGAGAGGAAAGTTTCGCAGAGTCGGAAAGTACAATGGAAAACTTCCAAATACTAAGAAAGCCTATATAAAACTTAAAGAAGGGCAGAGAATATCTGCATTAGAAGTTTAA
- a CDS encoding 30S ribosomal protein S10, producing MEIQKIRIRLKAYDHRLLDQSVSEIVETAKQTGSKISGPIPLPTKINKYCVLRSPHVDKKSREEFEMRTHKRIIDLLEPNQATIDALMKLDLSSGIDVDIKQI from the coding sequence ATGGAAATTCAAAAAATAAGAATAAGGCTGAAAGCATACGATCATCGTTTACTTGACCAATCCGTATCAGAAATAGTGGAAACCGCTAAGCAAACTGGTTCTAAAATTAGCGGACCGATACCTCTGCCTACAAAAATTAATAAATATTGCGTTCTAAGATCGCCGCATGTAGATAAAAAATCAAGGGAAGAATTCGAAATGAGAACGCATAAAAGAATTATAGATTTACTTGAACCGAATCAAGCGACGATAGATGCATTAATGAAATTAGATTTATCGTCCGGTATAGACGTCGATATTAAGCAGATATAA
- a CDS encoding 50S ribosomal protein L4 — protein sequence MGQSASVVNISNKPVGNLDLNESVYMYPVKEPLIKEFVLLTLANKRLGLASTKNRKIVSGGGIKPWKQKGTGRARAGSTRSPIWKGGGTVFGPTNEVNYKKDMPKKARKAAIKSALSHLLKEDKIVFVEDFELPAIKTKEMASIFNNLGIKKGLLVLPTSNNDSKIIKSTRNLMNYKAVLVNLLNIIDLLKYEKIIITLKANEELERNLSI from the coding sequence ATGGGTCAAAGCGCAAGTGTCGTAAATATAAGCAATAAACCGGTAGGAAATTTAGACTTAAACGAATCAGTCTATATGTATCCGGTTAAAGAACCTTTAATAAAAGAGTTTGTTTTGTTGACTTTAGCAAATAAAAGACTTGGTTTAGCTTCAACAAAAAACAGGAAAATAGTTTCCGGCGGCGGTATTAAACCATGGAAGCAAAAAGGAACAGGAAGAGCAAGGGCGGGTTCTACCAGATCGCCTATATGGAAAGGCGGCGGTACTGTTTTTGGACCGACGAATGAAGTGAATTATAAAAAAGATATGCCGAAAAAAGCAAGAAAGGCGGCTATAAAATCAGCCTTATCGCATCTTTTAAAAGAAGATAAAATCGTATTTGTGGAAGATTTTGAATTGCCTGCGATAAAAACAAAAGAGATGGCAAGTATTTTTAATAATTTAGGGATAAAAAAAGGATTGCTTGTACTGCCTACGTCGAATAACGACTCTAAGATTATTAAATCTACTAGAAATCTTATGAATTATAAAGCGGTGTTAGTAAATTTGCTTAATATTATAGACCTTTTAAAATATGAAAAAATTATAATCACGCTTAAAGCAAACGAAGAATTAGAGAGGAACCTTTCAATATGA
- the tuf gene encoding elongation factor Tu, protein MSKEKFDRSKPHVNIGTIGHVDHGKTTLTAAITKVLAKKGQATFKSYDQIDNAPEEKERGITIATSHVEYSTDKRHYAHVDCPGHADYVKNMITGAAQMDGAILVVSAADGPMPQTREHILLARQVGVPYIVVFLNKVDMVDDPELLELVELEVRELLTSYNFPGDSVPVIKGSALKALESEGDNEWTQKIVDLMDAVDEYIPVPKRDIDKPFLMPVEDVFSISGRGTVATGRVERGIVKVGEEVELVGILPTSKTVVTGVEMFRKLLDEGQAGDNIGVLLRGKKREEIERGMVLAKPGSITPHKKFKVEAYILTKEEGGRHTPFFNGYRPQFYFRTTDVTGVCTLPEGIEMVMPGDNVAMSVELITPIAAEKELRFAIREGGHTVGAGVITEVIE, encoded by the coding sequence ATGTCCAAAGAGAAATTCGACAGATCTAAGCCTCACGTCAACATAGGAACCATAGGTCACGTTGACCACGGCAAAACAACTTTAACTGCCGCCATCACGAAAGTACTAGCAAAAAAAGGCCAGGCGACTTTTAAATCATACGACCAGATAGACAACGCGCCGGAAGAAAAAGAAAGAGGTATTACCATCGCTACTTCCCACGTAGAATACTCTACCGATAAAAGACACTATGCGCACGTCGACTGCCCGGGTCATGCCGACTATGTTAAGAATATGATAACCGGAGCCGCACAGATGGACGGAGCAATTTTAGTCGTTTCCGCTGCGGACGGCCCTATGCCTCAGACCCGCGAGCATATCCTTTTAGCCCGCCAGGTAGGCGTTCCATACATAGTAGTATTTTTAAACAAAGTCGATATGGTTGACGATCCCGAACTTCTTGAGCTTGTCGAACTTGAAGTAAGAGAACTTTTAACCTCCTATAATTTCCCCGGAGACAGCGTTCCGGTAATAAAAGGTTCCGCCCTTAAAGCATTAGAGTCTGAAGGCGATAACGAATGGACTCAGAAAATAGTAGATCTTATGGATGCGGTAGATGAATATATCCCCGTTCCGAAAAGAGATATAGATAAACCTTTCCTTATGCCGGTAGAAGACGTATTTTCCATTTCGGGAAGAGGAACTGTCGCAACGGGCAGGGTAGAAAGAGGAATCGTCAAAGTCGGAGAAGAAGTGGAGCTAGTAGGAATACTTCCGACTTCAAAAACGGTCGTAACCGGCGTAGAAATGTTCAGAAAACTTCTTGACGAAGGTCAGGCAGGCGATAACATAGGAGTTCTTTTAAGAGGCAAAAAAAGGGAAGAGATAGAAAGAGGTATGGTTTTAGCCAAACCCGGTTCTATTACTCCCCATAAAAAATTTAAAGTCGAAGCATACATACTTACCAAAGAAGAAGGCGGACGCCATACTCCCTTCTTTAACGGCTATCGTCCGCAGTTTTATTTTAGAACTACCGACGTTACCGGAGTCTGCACGCTCCCCGAAGGCATCGAAATGGTTATGCCCGGCGATAACGTCGCAATGTCCGTAGAACTTATCACTCCCATAGCCGCCGAGAAAGAATTAAGATTTGCAATCAGGGAAGGCGGACATACCGTAGGTGCAGGCGTTATAACAGAGGTTATCGAATAA
- a CDS encoding 30S ribosomal protein S12, giving the protein MPTINQLIRNARKKSVKKTSSPALKGSPQKRGVCVRVYTTTPKKPNSALRKVARVKLTNGMEVTTYIPGEGHNLQEHSVVLIRGGRVKDLPGVRYHIIRGALDCVGVNGRKQSRSKYGTKRAK; this is encoded by the coding sequence GTGCCGACGATAAATCAGTTAATAAGGAATGCAAGAAAAAAATCGGTAAAAAAAACATCTTCGCCAGCGTTGAAAGGCTCTCCTCAGAAAAGAGGAGTATGCGTCAGAGTATATACTACGACGCCTAAAAAACCGAATTCGGCGTTAAGAAAAGTAGCAAGGGTAAAGCTGACTAACGGTATGGAGGTTACTACTTATATTCCGGGCGAAGGACATAATTTGCAGGAACACTCGGTTGTTTTAATAAGAGGCGGAAGAGTAAAAGACTTGCCGGGCGTCAGGTATCATATAATCAGGGGCGCTCTCGACTGCGTCGGAGTTAACGGCAGAAAACAGAGCAGGTCTAAATACGGAACTAAAAGAGCTAAATAA
- the fusA gene encoding elongation factor G produces MADKISLDKTRNIGIMAHIDAGKTTTTERILYYTGVNYKIGEVHEGTATMDWMEQEQERGITITSAATTCFWKNHRINIIDTPGHVDFTIEVERSLRVLDGAVAVFDGVAGVEPQSETVWRQADKYKVPRICFVNKMDRTGANFFRCVDMIRTRLNAVPVVMQIPMGLEENFKGIIDIAKMKAYLYKDETMGAEYDIIEIPEEYKEESKKYHDEFIEKACDFNDSLMEKYLAGEEVDVDAAKKAIRQAALEFKVVPVFCGSAFKNKGVQPLLDAVVDYLPSPLDVSPMTGINPKTEKEEIRRPSDDEPFSALAFKIASDPYTGQLTYIRVYSGILASGSYVYNSVKDSKERIGRLLKMHANKKEEIKEVHAGDIAAAVGLRSTTTGDTLCDESSIIVLESMEFPDPVISVAIEPKTKADQEKLGLSLQKLTIEDPSFKVKTDLETGQTIISGMGELHLEIIVDRLTREFKVDANVGKPQVAYKETINKKVESEGKFIRQSGGRGQYGHVWLEIEPLGKGAGYEFENKIKGGVIPAEYIPAINKGVQEALTTGVLAGYPVVDVKVAVFDGSFHDVDSSEMAFKIAASMAFKDGAKKAAPALLEPIMKVEVLVPEEFMGDVIGDLNSRRGKILNLEARAGIQVINAEVPLAQMFGYSTDLRSKTQGRANYTMEFLKYEQVPKVISEEIIAKSQGK; encoded by the coding sequence ATGGCAGATAAAATTTCATTAGATAAAACAAGAAATATAGGTATCATGGCGCATATCGACGCCGGAAAAACGACGACCACCGAAAGAATACTTTATTATACCGGCGTTAATTACAAGATAGGAGAGGTCCATGAAGGAACCGCAACAATGGACTGGATGGAGCAGGAGCAGGAAAGAGGTATAACTATCACATCTGCCGCTACGACGTGTTTTTGGAAAAATCACAGGATTAATATTATAGATACTCCCGGGCATGTCGACTTTACTATCGAAGTAGAAAGGTCGCTAAGAGTTTTAGATGGCGCTGTAGCAGTTTTTGACGGCGTTGCCGGTGTCGAACCTCAGTCGGAAACAGTCTGGAGACAGGCGGACAAATATAAAGTTCCAAGGATATGCTTCGTAAACAAAATGGATAGAACCGGAGCCAATTTTTTTAGATGCGTAGATATGATTAGAACAAGGCTTAATGCAGTTCCGGTAGTGATGCAAATTCCGATGGGATTGGAAGAAAATTTTAAAGGGATTATAGATATTGCTAAAATGAAAGCTTATCTATATAAAGACGAAACTATGGGCGCTGAGTACGACATAATCGAAATACCCGAAGAGTATAAAGAAGAATCAAAGAAATATCATGACGAATTTATTGAAAAAGCCTGTGATTTTAACGATTCGTTAATGGAAAAATATCTTGCCGGCGAAGAAGTCGACGTCGATGCGGCCAAAAAAGCTATAAGGCAGGCTGCTTTAGAATTTAAAGTAGTGCCCGTTTTTTGCGGTTCGGCTTTTAAAAATAAAGGCGTACAGCCGCTGCTTGATGCAGTAGTCGATTATCTGCCTTCACCGTTAGACGTTTCGCCGATGACGGGAATAAATCCTAAAACAGAAAAAGAAGAAATAAGGCGTCCTTCAGATGATGAGCCGTTTTCTGCATTAGCTTTTAAAATTGCTTCCGATCCTTATACAGGCCAACTAACATATATAAGAGTATATTCCGGAATTCTTGCATCAGGTTCTTACGTATATAATTCCGTTAAAGATTCAAAAGAGAGAATCGGCAGGCTCTTAAAAATGCATGCAAATAAAAAGGAAGAAATAAAAGAGGTACATGCCGGAGATATAGCGGCAGCCGTCGGATTGCGCAGTACGACTACCGGCGATACGCTTTGTGACGAATCCAGCATAATAGTTCTTGAGTCTATGGAATTTCCGGATCCCGTTATTTCCGTTGCCATAGAGCCGAAAACTAAAGCCGACCAGGAAAAGTTAGGTTTGTCGCTTCAGAAGCTTACCATAGAAGATCCTTCGTTTAAAGTTAAGACGGATTTAGAAACCGGACAGACGATAATTTCCGGAATGGGCGAACTTCATCTTGAAATCATAGTAGACAGATTAACGCGCGAGTTTAAAGTCGACGCAAACGTAGGTAAACCGCAGGTTGCATATAAAGAAACAATAAATAAAAAAGTCGAATCGGAAGGTAAGTTTATACGCCAGTCCGGCGGAAGAGGCCAATACGGTCATGTTTGGCTTGAAATAGAACCGCTTGGAAAAGGCGCCGGATATGAATTTGAAAATAAGATTAAAGGCGGCGTTATTCCCGCAGAGTATATACCTGCAATAAATAAAGGGGTACAGGAAGCTTTAACTACGGGAGTTCTTGCAGGTTATCCAGTAGTCGACGTAAAAGTTGCCGTTTTCGACGGATCGTTCCATGACGTCGATTCATCTGAGATGGCTTTTAAAATTGCCGCATCTATGGCTTTTAAAGACGGTGCAAAAAAAGCAGCCCCCGCTCTTCTTGAGCCTATTATGAAGGTAGAAGTTTTAGTGCCGGAAGAGTTTATGGGAGACGTTATAGGCGATTTAAATTCGAGAAGGGGTAAAATATTAAATCTTGAAGCAAGAGCCGGAATTCAGGTTATAAATGCCGAAGTACCTCTTGCGCAAATGTTCGGTTATTCTACCGATTTAAGATCTAAAACGCAGGGCAGGGCTAATTACACCATGGAATTTTTAAAATATGAACAAGTTCCGAAGGTTATATCGGAAGAAATTATTGCTAAATCACAAGGTAAATAG
- a CDS encoding 50S ribosomal protein L3 — translation MKALIGKKIGMTQIFDQDGMIVPVTVIEAGPCTVVEKKNKQSDGYDALQLGYGEAKSFRLNKPVLGKFTKNNLTPLKVLKEFRGAEIDEIKIGDTIDISVFNDVKSVSITGISKGKGYQGVVKRWGFGGGKDTHGSMFHRAPGSIGQSSYPSKVFKGLRMPGHMGMARNTVLNLKLVKIDGEQNLMYVKGAVPGANNNIIYIYAADKSGRKLNK, via the coding sequence ATAAAAGCGCTAATTGGAAAAAAAATAGGAATGACGCAGATATTCGACCAGGACGGTATGATAGTCCCCGTAACAGTTATAGAAGCCGGTCCATGTACGGTAGTCGAAAAAAAAAATAAACAGTCTGACGGTTATGACGCATTGCAGTTAGGTTACGGAGAAGCAAAGTCCTTTAGATTAAACAAACCTGTTCTCGGTAAATTTACTAAAAATAATTTAACTCCTCTTAAAGTTCTCAAGGAATTCAGAGGTGCGGAAATCGATGAAATTAAAATAGGCGATACTATCGATATATCCGTTTTTAACGATGTAAAAAGCGTATCTATAACCGGCATTTCTAAAGGTAAAGGCTATCAGGGCGTAGTAAAGAGATGGGGTTTCGGCGGCGGTAAAGATACGCATGGCTCCATGTTTCACAGAGCGCCGGGTTCTATAGGACAGTCTTCATATCCTTCTAAAGTATTTAAGGGTTTGAGAATGCCGGGGCATATGGGTATGGCAAGAAATACCGTCTTGAATTTAAAATTAGTTAAGATTGACGGCGAACAAAATCTTATGTATGTTAAAGGCGCAGTTCCGGGCGCAAACAATAACATAATATATATATACGCGGCTGATAAGTCCGGCAGAAAATTAAATAAGTGA
- a CDS encoding 30S ribosomal protein S7, with product MSRRKRAVKRIVEGDPKFNDKVVQKFLNKLMYDGKKSVSEKIFYKSLDIIAEKTKDDGFKIFKQAIENVKPVLEVKARRIGGSNYQVPVEVRPDRRLYLAIRWIIGYARLRSEKSMEENLALELLDAANNRGSSIKKKEDTFKMAEANKAFAHFKW from the coding sequence TTGTCGCGTAGAAAAAGAGCAGTTAAAAGAATAGTGGAAGGCGATCCTAAATTTAACGATAAAGTAGTTCAAAAGTTTTTAAATAAACTTATGTACGACGGGAAAAAAAGCGTCAGCGAGAAAATATTTTATAAATCGCTCGACATAATTGCCGAAAAAACAAAAGACGACGGTTTTAAAATTTTTAAGCAGGCTATTGAAAACGTTAAGCCTGTTTTAGAGGTAAAGGCTAGAAGAATAGGCGGCTCAAACTATCAGGTTCCCGTCGAAGTCAGGCCGGACAGAAGATTATATCTGGCAATCAGGTGGATAATAGGCTACGCAAGATTGAGAAGCGAAAAATCCATGGAAGAAAATCTTGCGCTTGAATTACTAGATGCGGCAAATAACAGAGGCAGTTCTATAAAAAAGAAAGAAGACACGTTCAAGATGGCCGAAGCAAACAAGGCTTTTGCCCATTTCAAATGGTAA
- a CDS encoding 50S ribosomal protein L2: MPIKKYKPTSSARRFQSVSDFSEITRDFPEKSLLAKYKKNAGRNNYGRITTRHQGGGHKRRYRIIDFKRDKREVPAKVIEIEYDPNRSARIALLSYIDGEKRYILCPAGLKKGDSVISSEKADIQPGNCIPLYNIPVGTMIHNIEMKPNNGGKLVRSAGAYAELLGRDAGYAQLKMPSGEFRTVPEKCYATIGQIGNIEHENISIGKAGRSRWLGIRPSVRGVAMNPIDHPHGGGEGKTSGGRHPVTPWGVPTKGYKTRKNKLTSKYIISRRKGK; this comes from the coding sequence ATGCCAATAAAAAAATACAAACCAACTTCAAGCGCAAGAAGGTTTCAAAGCGTTTCCGATTTTTCTGAAATTACAAGGGATTTTCCCGAAAAGAGTCTTCTCGCTAAATATAAAAAAAATGCCGGTAGAAATAATTACGGCAGAATTACTACAAGACACCAAGGCGGAGGGCATAAAAGAAGATATAGAATTATCGACTTTAAAAGGGATAAAAGAGAAGTTCCCGCAAAAGTAATAGAAATAGAATATGATCCTAACAGGTCTGCAAGGATTGCCCTGCTAAGCTATATCGACGGAGAAAAAAGATATATTCTTTGTCCGGCGGGTTTAAAAAAAGGAGATTCGGTAATATCGTCCGAAAAGGCCGATATACAGCCTGGAAACTGTATTCCGTTGTATAATATACCCGTTGGAACTATGATTCACAACATTGAAATGAAACCAAATAACGGCGGAAAACTTGTAAGAAGCGCAGGAGCGTATGCCGAATTGCTCGGAAGAGATGCAGGTTATGCACAGCTCAAAATGCCGTCGGGCGAATTTAGGACTGTACCAGAAAAATGTTATGCAACTATAGGACAGATTGGAAATATAGAACATGAAAATATTAGCATCGGGAAGGCGGGCAGATCAAGGTGGCTTGGGATCAGACCTTCTGTAAGAGGCGTAGCCATGAACCCAATCGATCATCCTCACGGAGGAGGCGAGGGAAAAACTTCAGGAGGTCGTCATCCTGTTACACCTTGGGGCGTACCCACTAAAGGTTATAAAACCAGAAAAAATAAATTAACCTCTAAGTATATAATTTCAAGAAGAAAGGGTAAATAA